One window of the Streptomyces asoensis genome contains the following:
- a CDS encoding ROK family protein: MGGTKVALRAEHTDGTVREAGFRWPRAPDGPVHAAADLDLLARQIRELCAVAPDEWAGVGVAMPATLDAAGVVTAWPNRPGWTGLDLGGALREVFGTAEVVCADDGDLAALAEAQAAGRPDLLYLGVGTGVGGGIVHGGRLLPGPSRGSCEIGHLIVDRSGELCDCGRRGCVQSVASGPAVLRRAARARGTEVTFPELVKALADGTSWAADAVREGCAALAAAAVGVGELLRPAVVVVGGGFADALPGFTETVGAETARLARPGFPPPSVEPARLGGLSSLHGAVLLAKGRPPEN; the protein is encoded by the coding sequence GTGGGCGGCACGAAGGTCGCCCTGCGTGCGGAGCACACGGACGGCACCGTGCGCGAGGCCGGCTTCCGGTGGCCGCGGGCCCCCGACGGGCCCGTGCACGCGGCGGCGGACCTGGACCTGCTCGCCCGGCAGATCCGGGAGCTGTGCGCCGTCGCCCCGGACGAGTGGGCGGGCGTCGGCGTGGCGATGCCCGCCACCCTGGACGCGGCGGGCGTCGTCACCGCCTGGCCCAACCGCCCGGGCTGGACCGGCCTCGACCTCGGCGGCGCGCTGCGCGAGGTCTTCGGCACCGCCGAGGTGGTCTGCGCCGACGACGGCGACCTCGCCGCGCTCGCCGAGGCACAAGCGGCCGGCCGTCCCGACCTGCTGTATCTCGGAGTCGGCACCGGTGTAGGCGGCGGGATCGTCCACGGCGGCAGACTGCTGCCCGGCCCCTCGCGGGGCTCCTGCGAGATCGGCCACCTGATCGTGGACCGGTCCGGGGAACTGTGCGACTGCGGGCGCCGCGGCTGTGTGCAGTCCGTGGCCTCGGGCCCCGCCGTACTGCGCCGGGCGGCCCGCGCCCGCGGCACCGAGGTGACCTTCCCCGAGCTGGTGAAGGCGCTCGCCGACGGCACGTCCTGGGCGGCCGACGCCGTACGCGAGGGCTGTGCGGCGCTGGCCGCGGCGGCTGTCGGGGTGGGCGAACTGCTTCGCCCCGCAGTCGTCGTGGTCGGTGGCGGATTCGCCGACGCCCTGCCCGGCTTCACCGAAACGGTCGGGGCGGAGACGGCGCGACTGGCCCGCCCCGGTTTCCCACCGCCGTCCGTGGAGCCCGCCCGGCTCGGTGGACTCTCCTCACTGCACGGGGCGGTCCTGCTGGCCAAGGGCCGTCCACCGGAGAACTGA
- a CDS encoding amino acid adenylation domain-containing protein, protein MLVNALEERADSVPDLTALECEGVELTYREAHEQANRLARHLVARGVGPDRVVAVMLPRSTDLLVALLAVLKAGGAYLALDPEHPAERVAFQVRDAAPVALLTSTRIDADRTDVGVPRVVLDDPATAATLAELPAGHLTDAERAAPPRPEDLAYVIYTSGSTGTPKGVEIPVRALHNLLEAMRERLAMGPGDRMLSVTTATFDMSVPELFLPYYTGARAVIAPRATGQDPQALGDLIVRGEIGTAQATPTHWNMLATVSPEALRGLRILIGGEALSEKLAAALLDLGAEVVQWYGPTETTVWSTVHPVTGPEDAAVIGKPLRNTRLYVLDEELVPVEAGTEGELFIAGAGVARGYLNRPELTAERFLPDRFGDGSALMYRTGDVVRLRPDGDLEYVGRADHQVKLHGFRMELGEIEAVLERSGDIDQAAATVREDRPGDRRLVAYVTAAPGRVPDTKELRKFVADTLPLYMVPSAVVALEEFPLTPNGKLDRKALPAPVVAQTAMVETHLTQSELLLSRLFAEVLGVEQVGPRDSFFDLGGSSVLAARLLARVRSEMQLELSIRLLVEAPTPAELSRRLTGEEPQDSFDVLLPLMTKGSARPLFCMRHLGGTAWCYGVLAQHFSLEYPLYGLQSHTFQELDTPVDSIAAMAADYADRISGVQPEGPYRILGWSFGGILAHAVAAEFQERGEEIEFLGVFNTNPHITDKEDRDEQGLIELILLINGKDLAEYERPLTYEDVAEFADMATNYAWRGRKSAAETFVETMLTDLGAWKAHTPEKYSGAMHLFAADPSPVAEAASSEAWAPYVAGEIVRHELGCGHEEMLSSPRVLRQVAEIVTDHLRD, encoded by the coding sequence ATGCTGGTGAACGCGCTGGAGGAGCGGGCCGACTCCGTTCCGGACCTCACGGCCCTCGAATGCGAGGGCGTGGAGCTCACATACCGGGAGGCGCACGAGCAGGCCAACCGGCTCGCCCGCCACCTGGTCGCCCGGGGTGTGGGGCCCGACCGCGTCGTCGCGGTGATGCTGCCACGTTCAACGGACCTGCTGGTGGCACTGCTGGCGGTGCTGAAGGCGGGCGGAGCCTACCTGGCGTTGGACCCGGAACACCCCGCCGAGCGCGTGGCCTTCCAGGTCCGCGACGCCGCTCCGGTCGCCCTGCTGACGTCGACCCGCATCGACGCCGACCGCACCGACGTGGGTGTTCCCCGCGTCGTGCTGGACGACCCCGCGACGGCCGCGACCCTCGCCGAACTGCCCGCCGGACATCTGACGGACGCCGAACGGGCCGCCCCGCCGCGGCCCGAGGACCTCGCGTACGTCATCTACACCTCGGGCTCCACCGGCACTCCCAAGGGCGTCGAGATCCCCGTGCGTGCCCTGCACAACCTGCTGGAGGCGATGCGGGAGCGGCTGGCCATGGGACCTGGTGACCGCATGCTGTCGGTCACCACCGCCACCTTCGACATGTCGGTGCCCGAGCTGTTCCTGCCGTACTACACCGGTGCCCGCGCGGTCATCGCGCCACGTGCCACCGGGCAGGACCCTCAGGCGCTGGGCGACCTGATCGTCCGCGGGGAGATCGGCACCGCCCAGGCCACCCCCACTCACTGGAACATGCTGGCCACCGTCAGCCCCGAGGCGCTGCGCGGCCTGCGCATCCTCATCGGCGGCGAGGCGCTGTCGGAGAAGCTGGCGGCGGCGCTGCTCGACCTCGGTGCCGAGGTCGTCCAGTGGTACGGGCCCACGGAGACCACCGTGTGGTCCACGGTCCACCCGGTCACCGGTCCCGAGGACGCCGCCGTCATCGGCAAGCCGCTGCGCAACACCCGGCTGTACGTCCTCGACGAGGAACTGGTGCCCGTCGAAGCCGGCACCGAGGGTGAGCTGTTCATCGCCGGCGCGGGAGTGGCCCGCGGCTACCTCAACCGGCCGGAGCTGACCGCCGAGCGCTTCCTGCCCGACCGTTTCGGTGACGGCAGCGCCCTGATGTACCGCACGGGCGATGTGGTGCGGCTGCGCCCGGACGGCGACCTGGAGTACGTCGGCCGTGCCGACCACCAGGTGAAGCTGCATGGCTTCCGGATGGAACTCGGCGAGATCGAGGCCGTCCTGGAGCGGTCCGGGGACATCGACCAGGCGGCCGCGACGGTCCGCGAGGACCGGCCCGGCGACCGCCGCCTCGTGGCCTACGTGACAGCCGCCCCCGGCCGTGTGCCCGACACCAAGGAGCTGCGGAAATTCGTGGCGGACACACTGCCCCTGTACATGGTGCCGTCCGCCGTGGTGGCCCTGGAGGAGTTCCCGCTCACCCCCAACGGCAAGCTCGACCGCAAGGCGCTGCCGGCCCCGGTCGTCGCGCAGACGGCGATGGTGGAGACGCACCTCACGCAGTCGGAACTGCTCCTCAGCCGGCTCTTCGCCGAGGTGCTCGGTGTGGAGCAGGTCGGACCACGCGACAGCTTCTTCGACCTCGGCGGCTCCTCGGTGCTCGCGGCACGGCTGCTGGCCCGGGTGCGCTCCGAGATGCAATTGGAGCTGTCGATCCGGTTGCTGGTGGAGGCCCCGACGCCGGCCGAGCTGTCCCGGCGGCTGACGGGTGAGGAGCCGCAGGACTCCTTCGACGTACTGCTGCCGCTGATGACCAAGGGCTCGGCACGTCCGCTGTTCTGCATGCGTCACCTCGGCGGCACCGCCTGGTGCTACGGAGTGCTCGCCCAGCATTTCAGCCTGGAGTACCCCCTCTACGGCCTCCAGTCGCACACCTTCCAGGAGTTGGACACCCCCGTCGACAGCATCGCGGCCATGGCGGCGGACTACGCGGACCGCATCAGCGGCGTGCAGCCCGAGGGCCCGTACCGCATTCTCGGCTGGTCCTTCGGAGGCATCCTCGCCCACGCCGTCGCCGCCGAGTTCCAAGAACGCGGTGAGGAGATCGAGTTCCTCGGCGTGTTCAACACCAACCCGCACATCACGGACAAGGAAGACCGTGACGAGCAGGGCCTGATCGAACTGATCCTGCTGATCAACGGCAAGGACCTCGCCGAATACGAGCGCCCGCTCACGTACGAGGACGTCGCCGAGTTCGCCGACATGGCGACGAACTACGCCTGGCGCGGCAGGAAGAGCGCGGCCGAGACCTTCGTCGAGACCATGCTGACCGACCTCGGCGCCTGGAAGGCCCACACGCCCGAGAAGTACAGCGGCGCCATGCACCTGTTCGCGGCCGATCCCAGCCCGGTGGCCGAAGCGGCCTCCAGCGAGGCCTGGGCGCCGTACGTCGCGGGCGAGATCGTGCGACACGAACTGGGCTGCGGCCACGAGGAGATGCTCAGCAGCCCCCGCGTGCTCCGCCAGGTCGCGGAGATCGTCACCGACCACCTCAGGGACTGA
- a CDS encoding GNAT family N-acetyltransferase: protein MPQVQTAESVLAAHRDRLRPVDRMIPEADALPEPGEGDELLEVDGAQGLLTHTRVDADALEAVLGPLDRWELTPRVSGPDEMAALLTRWQQYMQSHPERPGADSMAAVEWPSRDVAMTRVLRAFGFVPEFVMIGRVKGTGLVPESGRVHVRRATPEDSEAVFELQMVETRFDAAVSGAVERATTEALLREEITASFKRDEPLIWVAEYEGGIVGMHRGEDPSEPQQAWLATKIVATPVAHLVCQAVKEGYRGLGIGTSLANHVHAELDAMGIGASVGYHAMFNPISTPFWHRHGWRPYWNRWMRTPAV, encoded by the coding sequence ATGCCCCAAGTACAGACGGCGGAATCAGTGCTGGCCGCCCACCGCGACCGGCTGCGCCCCGTCGACCGGATGATTCCGGAGGCCGATGCGCTGCCGGAGCCCGGCGAAGGCGACGAGCTGCTGGAGGTCGACGGGGCGCAGGGCCTGCTGACGCACACCCGTGTCGACGCCGACGCGCTGGAGGCGGTGCTCGGCCCGCTGGACCGCTGGGAGCTGACCCCCCGGGTCTCCGGGCCCGACGAGATGGCCGCTCTGCTCACGCGCTGGCAGCAGTACATGCAAAGCCACCCGGAACGCCCCGGTGCGGACTCCATGGCCGCCGTCGAGTGGCCCAGCCGCGACGTGGCCATGACCCGGGTCCTGCGTGCCTTCGGATTCGTTCCCGAGTTCGTGATGATCGGCCGGGTCAAGGGCACCGGCCTGGTGCCCGAGTCGGGCCGGGTCCACGTGCGGCGGGCCACCCCGGAGGACAGCGAGGCGGTGTTCGAACTTCAGATGGTGGAGACCCGGTTCGACGCCGCCGTCAGCGGCGCCGTCGAGCGCGCCACCACCGAGGCACTGCTGCGCGAGGAGATCACCGCGTCGTTCAAGCGCGACGAACCGCTGATCTGGGTCGCCGAGTACGAGGGCGGGATCGTGGGCATGCACCGGGGCGAGGATCCCTCCGAGCCGCAGCAGGCGTGGCTCGCGACGAAGATCGTCGCCACCCCCGTCGCGCATCTGGTCTGCCAGGCCGTCAAGGAGGGCTACCGCGGCCTGGGTATCGGCACCTCCCTCGCCAACCACGTCCACGCCGAGCTGGATGCCATGGGCATCGGCGCGTCGGTCGGCTACCACGCGATGTTCAACCCGATCTCCACGCCGTTCTGGCACCGCCACGGCTGGCGGCCGTACTGGAACCGCTGGATGCGCACCCCGGCCGTCTGA
- a CDS encoding type II 3-dehydroquinate dehydratase yields MSRLLLVNGPNLGILGSRQPEIYGTDTLADIEGWVAEEVAERGWKVEAFQHDGEAEMIRTIQGNYDSVGAIVNPAALMMAGWGLRDALANYPRPWIEVHLSNVWAREQFRHESVTGPLATGVIFGLGATGYRLAARALLEKVTDR; encoded by the coding sequence TTGAGCAGGCTTCTGTTGGTGAACGGGCCGAATCTCGGCATACTCGGGAGCCGTCAGCCCGAGATCTACGGAACGGACACGCTCGCCGATATCGAAGGATGGGTCGCCGAAGAAGTGGCGGAACGCGGCTGGAAAGTGGAAGCGTTCCAGCACGACGGTGAGGCGGAGATGATCCGCACCATCCAGGGCAACTACGACTCCGTCGGCGCGATCGTCAATCCCGCCGCCCTGATGATGGCCGGCTGGGGACTGAGGGACGCGCTGGCCAACTATCCGCGCCCGTGGATCGAGGTCCACCTCTCCAATGTCTGGGCCCGCGAGCAGTTCCGGCACGAGTCGGTGACCGGACCGCTCGCCACCGGAGTGATCTTCGGACTGGGCGCCACGGGCTATCGGCTCGCCGCCCGCGCGTTGCTGGAGAAGGTCACCGACCGCTGA
- a CDS encoding DegT/DnrJ/EryC1/StrS family aminotransferase produces the protein MSSGVRLGSDLPAWPQYDDAERTGLIRALEQGQWWRMGGGEVDAFEREFAEYHGSEHALAVTNGTHALELALEVMGVGPGTEVIVPAFTFISSSQAAQRLGAVVVPVDVDPETYCIDPAEAAKAVTAKTRAIMPVHMAGQFADMDSLDKVAAESGVPLIQDAAHAQGATWNGRRVGELGSVAAFSFQNGKLMTAGEGGAVLFPTAEMAERAFVRHSCGRPRDDRGYFHRTSGSNFRLNEFSASVLRAQLARLDGQIRTREERWPLLSSLLAEIPGVLPQRLDPRADRNPHYMAMFRVPGITEERRAQVVDTLIERGVPAFVAFRSVYRTDAFWEMGAPDLSVDELARRCPNSEALTSDCLWLHHRTLLGTEQQMHEVAAVLADVLGS, from the coding sequence ATGAGCAGTGGTGTGCGACTGGGCTCAGACCTTCCGGCGTGGCCGCAGTACGACGACGCGGAGCGGACCGGCCTCATACGTGCGCTGGAGCAGGGGCAGTGGTGGCGCATGGGCGGTGGCGAGGTCGATGCCTTCGAGCGGGAGTTCGCCGAGTACCACGGGAGCGAGCACGCACTGGCCGTCACGAACGGCACGCACGCCCTCGAACTGGCTCTGGAGGTCATGGGTGTCGGTCCCGGCACCGAGGTGATCGTGCCGGCCTTCACCTTCATCTCCTCGTCCCAGGCCGCTCAGCGCCTCGGCGCGGTCGTGGTGCCGGTGGACGTGGACCCGGAGACGTACTGCATCGATCCGGCCGAGGCCGCCAAGGCCGTCACCGCGAAGACCCGCGCCATCATGCCCGTGCACATGGCCGGCCAGTTCGCCGACATGGACTCCCTCGACAAGGTCGCCGCCGAATCCGGTGTGCCGCTGATCCAGGACGCGGCACACGCCCAGGGCGCCACCTGGAACGGCCGGAGGGTCGGTGAGCTGGGCTCGGTCGCTGCGTTCTCCTTCCAGAACGGCAAGTTGATGACGGCGGGCGAGGGCGGTGCGGTGCTGTTCCCGACCGCCGAGATGGCGGAACGCGCCTTCGTCCGGCACAGCTGCGGACGCCCCCGCGACGACCGCGGCTACTTCCACCGCACCTCGGGCTCCAACTTCCGGCTGAACGAGTTCTCCGCCTCGGTGCTGCGCGCCCAGCTCGCGCGCCTGGACGGGCAGATCCGGACGCGTGAGGAACGATGGCCGCTGCTGTCCTCGCTGCTCGCCGAGATCCCCGGCGTGCTGCCGCAGCGGCTGGACCCCCGGGCCGACCGCAACCCGCACTACATGGCCATGTTCCGAGTTCCCGGCATCACCGAGGAGCGGCGCGCACAGGTGGTCGACACGCTCATCGAGCGAGGTGTCCCCGCGTTCGTGGCGTTCCGCTCGGTCTATCGCACGGACGCCTTCTGGGAGATGGGCGCGCCGGACCTGTCGGTGGACGAACTGGCCCGCCGCTGCCCCAACTCCGAGGCACTGACATCCGACTGCCTGTGGCTGCACCACCGGACACTGCTCGGCACCGAGCAGCAGATGCACGAGGTCGCCGCCGTCCTGGCCGACGTCCTCGGCTCATGA
- a CDS encoding Gfo/Idh/MocA family protein has protein sequence MTAANHDGRPIRTAVVGLGWAARSIWLPRLRRHPDFTVSAAVDPDPASRAAVTAEFPDTPVLAAVHDSDPAQVDLAIVAVPNHLHCEIAGGLLLKGIPVFLEKPVCLTSAEAEQLAEAERVGGARLLAGSAARHRADVRALLANAGDLGTIRHIELSWVRARGVPDAGGWFTRRRLSGGGALVDLGWHLFDIAAPLLGSANFTQVTGAVSGDFIARDTARVSWRAGKAEDGQESKRADVGFIDVEDTARAFLVTDDGVSLSLHASWASHEERDITRVRIEGSAGSATLRCTFGFSPNRLAHPELTRTDDGRTRDIPVPEEPVGTEYDRQLDELLGQLRDPAGPRRAIEEARRTIGAIERIYSSARAAQESPRSHRA, from the coding sequence ATGACCGCGGCGAACCACGACGGCCGGCCGATCCGCACCGCTGTGGTGGGGCTCGGCTGGGCGGCTCGCTCCATCTGGCTGCCGCGGCTGCGTCGCCATCCCGACTTCACCGTGAGCGCGGCGGTCGACCCCGACCCGGCCTCGCGCGCGGCCGTCACCGCGGAGTTCCCGGACACGCCGGTCCTGGCGGCCGTGCACGACTCGGACCCCGCACAGGTGGACCTGGCCATCGTGGCCGTCCCCAACCACCTGCACTGCGAGATCGCCGGCGGCCTGCTCCTCAAGGGCATCCCGGTATTCCTCGAGAAGCCGGTGTGCCTGACGTCGGCGGAGGCGGAGCAGCTGGCCGAAGCCGAACGCGTCGGCGGTGCACGGCTCCTGGCGGGCAGCGCCGCCCGCCACCGCGCCGACGTCCGGGCCCTGCTCGCGAACGCCGGCGACCTGGGCACGATCCGTCACATCGAGCTGTCCTGGGTGCGTGCCCGGGGTGTGCCGGACGCGGGCGGCTGGTTCACCCGGCGTCGGCTGTCGGGCGGCGGGGCGCTGGTGGACCTCGGCTGGCATCTGTTCGACATCGCCGCGCCCCTGCTGGGCTCCGCCAACTTCACGCAGGTCACCGGCGCGGTCTCGGGCGACTTCATCGCGAGGGACACCGCACGAGTCTCCTGGCGCGCCGGGAAGGCCGAGGATGGCCAGGAGAGCAAGCGGGCCGACGTCGGCTTCATAGACGTCGAGGACACCGCCCGCGCGTTCCTCGTCACCGACGACGGTGTCTCACTGTCGCTGCACGCGAGTTGGGCCTCGCACGAGGAGCGGGACATCACCCGCGTCCGGATCGAAGGCAGCGCGGGCAGTGCGACCCTGCGGTGCACGTTCGGCTTCAGCCCCAACCGCCTGGCGCACCCGGAACTGACCCGCACCGACGACGGCCGGACCCGCGACATCCCCGTGCCCGAAGAGCCTGTCGGCACGGAGTACGACCGCCAGCTCGACGAGCTGCTCGGCCAGCTGCGGGACCCGGCCGGTCCACGGCGGGCCATCGAGGAGGCGCGCCGCACCATCGGCGCCATCGAGCGGATCTACTCCTCGGCCCGCGCCGCGCAGGAGAGCCCCAGGTCGCACCGGGCGTGA
- a CDS encoding HAD-IA family hydrolase, whose protein sequence is MCDKGAQPIAAVVFDLDGVLVNSFAVMRQAFTTAYAEVVGDGEPPFEEYERHLGRYFPDIMRIMGLPLEMEAPFVRESYRLAHLVPVFDGVPEMLRELRARDVGLAVATGKSGPRARSLLEQLGLLKLFTVVIGSDEVERPKPAPDIVLKALGVLGCDPSRTVMVGDAVTDLASARGAGVAAIAALWGETDEETLLAEGPDVVLRSPSELLEVCVGRSRTP, encoded by the coding sequence ATGTGTGACAAGGGGGCGCAGCCGATAGCCGCGGTCGTCTTCGATCTCGACGGGGTGCTCGTCAACAGCTTCGCCGTGATGCGCCAGGCGTTCACCACCGCCTACGCCGAGGTGGTCGGGGACGGCGAGCCCCCGTTCGAGGAGTACGAGCGCCATCTGGGCCGCTACTTCCCCGACATCATGCGGATCATGGGGCTGCCGCTGGAGATGGAGGCGCCGTTCGTCCGTGAGAGCTACCGGCTCGCTCACCTCGTCCCGGTCTTCGACGGCGTACCGGAGATGCTCAGGGAACTGCGGGCCCGCGATGTCGGGCTCGCCGTCGCCACCGGCAAGAGCGGACCACGGGCCCGTTCGCTCCTCGAACAACTCGGGCTGCTGAAGCTGTTCACTGTCGTGATCGGCTCCGACGAGGTGGAACGCCCCAAGCCTGCCCCCGACATCGTGCTCAAGGCACTGGGCGTGCTCGGCTGCGACCCCTCACGGACGGTCATGGTCGGCGACGCGGTCACCGACCTCGCCAGCGCGCGGGGCGCCGGCGTCGCCGCCATAGCCGCTCTGTGGGGCGAGACCGACGAGGAGACCCTTCTCGCGGAAGGCCCCGATGTCGTGCTGCGCTCCCCCTCGGAACTGCTCGAGGTGTGCGTTGGCAGATCCCGCACGCCCTGA
- a CDS encoding 3-deoxy-7-phosphoheptulonate synthase, with protein sequence MRKPALQQPEWDDPSQVRRIREVLAARPPLVKAEDVRVLRTLLAQVARGEALVVQAGDCAENPDECDAEYVSRKSAVLDLLAATLKMTTHKPVVRVGRIAGQFAKPRSRPLERIGDLELPVYRGHMVNGPERDPESRRHDPLRLLTSYMTASDVMEHLGWRGRAVGHQPLIEPRMWTSHEALVLDYEVPLIRELGDGRRWLGSTHWPWIGERTRQPDGAHLDLLAGIVNPVAVKVGPTTTVEEITVLCERLDPLREPGRLTLIARIGAERVTDRLPALVEAVRVAGHPVIWLSDPMHGNTVVGPDGHKTRLLETMAREVRGFLRAVTGVGGTAGGLHLETTPDDVLECAADLSVYEGKAVRRTSLCDPRLNPEQAVSLVSAWSDADVRTAAPGDGSRVVQEAQAIPGSRSLPSAPDYQEFETRNHSALRINQT encoded by the coding sequence ATGCGTAAGCCGGCCCTGCAACAACCCGAGTGGGACGACCCGTCACAGGTCCGGCGCATCCGGGAGGTACTGGCCGCACGTCCGCCGCTGGTCAAGGCGGAGGACGTGCGCGTGTTGCGGACGCTGCTGGCCCAGGTGGCCCGGGGCGAGGCCCTGGTGGTGCAGGCCGGGGACTGCGCCGAGAACCCGGACGAGTGCGACGCCGAGTACGTGTCGCGCAAGTCCGCGGTGCTCGACCTGCTCGCCGCGACGCTGAAGATGACCACCCACAAGCCGGTCGTGCGGGTCGGACGCATCGCGGGCCAGTTCGCCAAGCCGCGGTCCAGGCCGCTCGAACGGATCGGGGACCTGGAACTGCCGGTCTACCGGGGCCACATGGTCAACGGCCCGGAGCGCGACCCGGAAAGCCGGCGGCACGATCCGCTGCGCCTGCTGACCTCGTACATGACGGCCAGCGATGTCATGGAGCACCTGGGCTGGCGCGGCCGCGCGGTGGGTCACCAGCCCCTGATCGAACCCCGGATGTGGACGAGCCACGAGGCGCTCGTCCTCGACTACGAGGTGCCCCTGATCCGTGAACTGGGTGACGGGCGCCGCTGGCTCGGCTCCACCCACTGGCCGTGGATCGGTGAGCGGACCCGTCAGCCGGACGGCGCTCACCTGGACCTCTTGGCCGGCATCGTCAACCCGGTCGCCGTGAAGGTCGGCCCGACCACCACCGTGGAGGAGATCACCGTCCTGTGCGAACGGCTCGATCCGCTGCGGGAACCGGGCCGGCTCACCCTCATCGCACGCATCGGCGCCGAGAGAGTCACCGACCGGCTGCCCGCGCTCGTGGAGGCGGTCCGGGTTGCCGGCCACCCGGTGATCTGGCTCAGCGACCCCATGCACGGGAACACCGTCGTCGGCCCGGACGGGCACAAGACCCGCCTGCTGGAGACCATGGCACGGGAGGTCCGGGGATTCCTCCGGGCCGTGACCGGCGTCGGCGGCACGGCGGGCGGACTGCACCTGGAGACCACCCCAGACGACGTCCTCGAATGTGCCGCGGACCTCTCCGTGTACGAGGGGAAGGCCGTCCGGCGTACCAGCCTGTGCGACCCCCGGCTCAATCCGGAACAGGCCGTTTCGCTGGTCTCCGCCTGGTCCGACGCGGACGTCCGGACCGCCGCACCCGGAGACGGGTCACGGGTGGTCCAGGAAGCGCAGGCAATCCCGGGCAGCCGGTCACTGCCTTCCGCGCCGGATTATCAGGAGTTCGAGACCCGGAACCACTCCGCATTGCGGATCAACCAGACGTAG